One Tubulanus polymorphus chromosome 5, tnTubPoly1.2, whole genome shotgun sequence DNA segment encodes these proteins:
- the LOC141905417 gene encoding inositol 1,4,5-trisphosphate-gated calcium channel ITPR3-like — translation MSSARKEPERRLREPQRKPISKDRLEIPSGMIHYRRGLKRNESELSLLSIASTSQNMDFHFKGTKITSMGDFLCIGDYVSLYCVETDGFVFGCQSTSLHNGLTIYQKQDRDTPQSIPNPHVCVFQVCIQNRYKLNKKYRKCLAKSENDKNDLQTKALLPQVKMSADAENADNIAEQKRQQGKRVRYGEIIQLKHVFTGKYIHVSTTQGSVRDKNNMLISIHKFNAKHAQFRVQPRYKVKSEGDNVQIYDQIVLESVKSAGQCFHASIPWQIDHFHYGSELNLGIERTGFTLIKSFKPLPGEQEFLRGGSVIRLFHRELEAYLVTEGLFDDAVLQDVHLRLRPIDQINRPQSLLPSTSGLTYWQVEAEDNILNGNVLRWGQQIRLRHMVTRQYLCVNADHDVDLTNNERDPRAVFRLHPVKKEVDEIKLGSYARIEHELTGRWLHALKNDKYIHKQRKQSAYDQTLNGLQWDEAELRKISTECDQQYDDAFSLQDVSEEDCYNFNYIAGCVPFIKNMILDLQSGKSLLAMEAHKVNAGLNQIVQFLYVNGIPEKKRQKLLRNLRVLDLLMEILKFPLRNKRDRVYLTPIFLNAYDVLHTYMAGSSRKNALYMAKYMGFFYTQLHQRGQIGLNVAQMIMELIKDNRKVVDRLGQTDIDIFVSLLKKHKNYRYLDMLNVLCVCDGVALPHNQNYIADKWLSGDLSGLFLTDSGLNICRETRRDIIYISTNVGKTWNLLSEFCDRTNVIYCEEEYEFLVHQLHLLVKLCYGGNQYVIQKVTQEMKLLTWEQVFYSMRSPCLTEALRAQYCSLMIGLFIDVGLTRKMTDHISLTFIYDEVDNVGFMNRFIDMARKELADLFPELKEWITGFLIDNQGLVASNPEHNQLIAQVLRLVQYLIEYGYYGDMNDVRMLLHPLLNLLDGRQDKPVPFTRSKGLSEDELQLLVHYQQTARYEQSLETKAIVDVKLQAMEVMDLLLTYQHHSALEGFTSLFKSVERRTQMKRNHSSLTPMLYETFQMKNDMMLCKKAARKVEEIFERVTYFDTGQITEILMDLSNYKYDQMVTRSMALLNRFYCGRANLFKRAVRSQVLFTEKSCKVHREALLYIPQLRRLTKTRLENEQLQQMGDMFDKLADFCYYENKKDQPHPTNQTILINNGILSVIFDLLSQQTHRDLSKDSVEYCNVISKCLRCLMFLASGNNRVQKRIFERLDSLISIVGVEQELSLCLKQAFVGSESLCLKVSTQTIEKLVKIAADQREKAPGLLELLHALVKVEDLDLPLKRNQMYVMKHIMHNYHRVAYVIDQPTETREQILTNEYGAAHLRYMVSLVDLLATCAEGENRFIESLCQKFIRIEDLFWVLNHQAVDNNLKSPFLRYMLWVYMNTAGSIIESGAAELPHESSTWEYMATLVTDINCLTVFIIENKDSIEHLLSKPPAISQIGNNQAEKMRCNMHYLFDGVMPFLTVFFRKFYSIDKELYPDEGPIVDKLAHALMVFAEAIGFLITNPTHLRIIISCALSIVPQSTLPSRVLEEFLEKFGAGNSKLKDSINDALYNDYREYYAEEEEMNAKLHAFAGNFRGAYGGENTVAAQLKHAPKCALNREYTEIGGDEELPLGEEFQSFVQCFINPQAKTLDEQYETAGKLLQQLVISFLNSRSTEQKRLDQEELDLRCLQLLRAMIHNEERKLPDKWDENKKSTKEQLERIRELQDVFNRMEALCKVLPHVARQNDTLVREVLSFISDMLFNANKVSQDSLYDYFMSTREENFFFAIKNRMHMSAIATKEKRALLSQHRARTEENMAHAKSLQATMTAGRVALQRLQNLENTKRTKLLRQISIFNKSPDKKQPKKGIHLRKFKKSNRAQLYADSETGSNGMLVSNGKTGIENSAMTPEDSIEMTAIKVDTQAPPAEVATAAASSNQPKPEDDQDLQYRDDGYIQLVLKVLARICDGQFTPMQDYLREQPDNIKSFNLIAETVQYMCQVYANINPSTIDLINQLLESLNECVSGNEENRIAIFDNKIVDYINFILRTGQFAKCMLPKALELLENIGNLLMSLIEENHPDALEIAKEVADCLDKDALLRFMSECYVLSRPSEKSSFVKAKKLREKALKQTKKLSSLKKPVVDQPEELPTNKIVLPKRDDEILMPGIREHLVTVGFKYFFLFRRITDIAPKYNKRIKLTEQQAIAYNFFDKNSMSVEILKEGHLQRMRFPVENKNVLRDEVKEKLKWSVDRSSPSSKIRDLMIWSKDILKDIYYQRKVLSNKLAFFFMKFWLLWNYMCIFMSLCINIMMLVTWNAKATIDETPENATSLPVGLYDPRPLINFKYYMVTLYAFAGIHNVLSLFVVISYFLLNHPLFPTFSWLRKCCCKRTDDEARNVQETQSKKMKKKSKLDTQFLSFKTLYYLVFLGFSIAGTAFSEYFFCFHLLNIVNNNQLLARVISAVTLNGKSLLWVGVLGIVIFYIYALIAFAFFRSLFNPADNWYCKNLFQCSITIIRYGLVGDMFEVTITAFSSSSCPGCLITNMPITDSEKYFARFGMYVIFNISFFIFITTIGLNIIFGIIVDTFSELRDLKWTAERDMRDSCFVCSRSSYDFEHYGKGFQHHIRHEHNMWAYIFFFIHLADTKPTDYTALELYVYKLLEKENYDFFPLNRALCLTDMENDQQETKFDELLHYVSSIFHKQKEEELKKKHEAERLKQEKWEEEHRLIFYNNTAGGNHSDYHLSASVDEHVSLPLPPPPPPVMMIMTSDDDGDDEVDGKPKAAHIEISYDDGNESLDPYKPEPKYDSSDSDEDQEGLHELGVTPPGGGVAAPAADDQIPAAAAADVYSETTGPASSTPDIHAADSDSDSDSDSDVRSDQTQSTFSLATEDAEIDPNELPIGQQTKL, via the exons TTTGCGTATTTCAAGTTTGTATACAAAATCGTTACAAACTGaacaaaaaatatcgaaaatgttTGGCGAAAAGTGAGAACGATAAAAATGACTTACAAACGAAAGCGCTTCTGCCACAAGTCAag ATGTCTGCAGATGCTGAAAATGCCGACAACATTGCTGAGCAAAAACGACAACAAGGAAAACGAGTTCGGTATGGTGAAATAATTCAG TTGAAACACGTGTTTACAGGAAAATACATTCACGTCAGTACAACACAAGGGAGCGTTAGGGATAAAAACAATATGCTC ATATCGATTCATAAATTCAATGCTAAACACGCTCAATTCAGAGTTCAACCGAGATACAAGGTCAAATCAGAAGGTGATAAC gtacaaatatatgaTCAGATAGTGTTAGAAAGTGTGAAATCGGCTGGTCAATGTTTCCATGCTAGTATACCCTGGCAGATAGACCACTTTCACTACGG TTCTGAACTGAATCTAGGAATCGAACGAACAGGATTCACTCTGATAAAGAGTTTTAAGCCGTTGCCGGGAGAACAAGAATTTCTACGG GGTGGCTCCGTAATACGGTTATTTCACCGTGAATTAGAAGCTTATCTCGTCACTGAAGGTTTATTCGATGATGCCGTTTTACAAGATg ttcatCTGAGACTTCGTCCTATTGATCAGATCAATCGCCCTCAATCTCTGCTTCCATCTACGTCTGGTCTCACATACTGGCAGGTCGAGGCTGAAGACAATATTCTAAATG GTAATGTATTGAGATGGGGACAACAGATTCGGTTACGTCACATGGTCACTAGACAGTATCTATGCGTTAATGCTGATCACGATGTTGATTTGACGAATAATGAAAGAGATCCCAGAGCTGTTTTCAGACTTCATCCAGTAAAAAAG GAAGTTGATGAAATAAAGTTGGGAAGTTACGCTCGAATTGAACACGAATTAACGGGACGATGGCTTCACGCGTTAAAGAATGACAAATACATTCACAAACAGAGGAAGCAATCGGCTTACGATCAGACTCTTAACGGGTTACAGTGGGATGAAGCCGAACTGAGAAAG ATATCTACGGAGTGTGATCAACAATATGACGATGCATTTTCATTGCAAGATGTTTCTGAAGAAGATTGTTATAATTTTAATTACATCGCCGGTTGTGTTCCGTTCATCAAAAACATGATTCTCGAT TTACAATCGGGAAAATCATTGCTAGCAATGGAAGCTCATAAAGTGAATGCT GGATTGAATCAGATAGTTCAGTTTCTTTACGTGAACGGGATTCCGGAGAAAAAACGTCAGAAATTGTTAAGAAATCTACGAGTTTTAGATTTGCTGATGGAAATACTGAAATTTCCTTTGCGTAATAAACGAGATCGAGTTTATTTGACGCCGATATTTCTGAACGCGTACGACGTATTACATACCTACATGGCCGGAAGTAGCCGCAAGAACGCTCTTTATATGGCTAAATATATGGGTTTCTTCTACACACAATTGCACCAGCGC GGGCAGATCGGGTTGAACGTCGCTCAGATGATAATGGAATTGATCAAAGACAATAGAAAAGTCGTGGATCGACTCGGTCAAACAGATATCGATATATTTGTGTCGCTTCTCAAGAAACATAAG AATTATCGCTATTTGGATATGTTGAATGTACTGTGTGTTTGTGACGGAGTTGCGCTGCCTCATAATCAGAATTACATCGCTGATAAATGGCTGTCTGGTGACTTG TCTGGTTTATTCCTCACTGATTCTGGTTTAAACATTTGTCGTGAGACAAGAAGAGACATTATATACATTTCAACTAATGTCGGTAAAACCTGGAATCTTCTCTCGGAATTCTGTGAT AGAACGAATGTAATTTATTGTGAAGAAGAATATGAATTTCTAGTTCATCAGCTTCATTTACTAGTGAAACTCTGTTAT GGCGGTAATCAGTACGTGATACAGAAAGTGAcacaagaaatgaaattactaaCTTGGGAACAGGTTTTCTATTCGATGCGTTCTCCGTGTTTAACCGAGGCTTTACGTGCACAGTATTGCAGTCTGATGATTG GTTTGTTCATTGATGTGGgattaacaagaaaaatgaCCGATCATATCAGTTTAACATTTATCTATGATGAAGTGGATAATGTTGGATTCATGAACAGATTCATTGATATG GCTCGAAAGGAACTCGCTGATTTGTTcccggaattaaaagaatggATAACTGGATTTCTAATTGATAATCAAGGATTGGTGGCTTCCAATCCCGAACACAACCAGCTCATTGCTCAAGTATTACGCCTGGTCCAGTATCTCATCGAGTACGGCTACTACGGCGATATGAATGACGTCAGAATGTTGTTACACCCGTTGTTGAATTTGTTGGACGGTCGTCAGGATAAACCTGTGCCGTTTACTAGATCTAAAGGACTTTCAGAGGATGAACTTCAACTGTTGGTTCATTATCAGCAAACTGCCAGATATGAGCAATCGTTAGAGACTAAAGCAATAGTAGATGTGAAATTACA AGCGATGGAAGTGATGGATCTTCTGTTAACCTATCAACATCATTCTGCATTAGAG ggATTCACATCATTATTCAAATCGGTAGAAAGACGAACTCAAATGAAACGTAATCACAGTTCATTGACTCCAATGTTGTACGAGACATTTCAGATGAAAAATGATATGAT GCTCTGCAAAAAAGCGGCCCGAAAAGTTGAAGAGATATTTGAAAGAGTGACGTATTTTGATACGGGACAAATCACTGAGATATTGATG GATTTGTCAAACTATAAATATGATCAGATGGTCACAAGATCGATGGCTCTATTGAACAGATTCTATTGTGGTCGTGCCAACCTATTCAAACGAGCTGTGCGCAGTCAG GTGCTATTCACTGAGAAGTCTTGTAAAGTTCATCGTGAAGCTCTACTCTATATCCCTCAACTCAGGCGCTTGACTAAAACACGACTCGAGAATGAACAACTCCAACAGATGGGTGACATGTTCGATAAACTAGCGGA TTTttgttattatgaaaataagaaGGATCAGCCTCATCCTACTAACCAAACCATTCTGATCAATAATG GTATTTTATCTgtgatatttgatttgttgTCTCAACAAACTCATCGCGATCTATCGAAAGACAGCGTCGAATATTGTAATGTGATCAGTAAATGTTTGCGTTGTTTGATGTTTCTGGCGAGTGGAAATAATCGCGTCCAGAAGCGCATATTTGAACGTCTCGATAGTTTGATCAGTATCGTCGGCGTTGAGCAGGAACTATCATTATGTCTGAAACAG gcATTTGTTGGAAGTGAATCACTATGTTTGAAAGTCAGCACTCAGACGATAGAAAAACTCGTTAAAATCGCAGCCGATCAAAGAGAAAAAGCTCCCGGATTATTAGAGTTATTACACGCGTTAGTGAAAGTGGAAGATTTAGATTTACCGTTAAAACGTAATCAGATGTACGTCATGAAACATATAATGCATAATTATCATCGAGTTGCTTACGTCATCGATCAACCTACAGAAACCAG AGAGCAGATATTGACAAATGAATACGGAGCGGCGCATCTCAGATATATGGTATCATTAGTCGATCTTCTCGCAACCTGTGCTGAG GGTGAAAATCGATTCATTGAATCGTTATGTCAGAAGTTTATTCGAATTGAAGATCTGTTCTGGGTTTTAAACCACCAAGCCGTCGATAACAATCTGAAGAGTCCGTTTTTACGGTACATGTTATGGGTTTATATGAACACAGCTGGGAGTATCATAGAAAGTGGAGCTGCAGAACTGCCTCATGAAAG ttcaaCCTGGGAATACATGGCGACACTCGTTACTGATATCAACTGTTTAACAGTTTTCATCATTGAAAACAAGGATTCAATTGAACATCTATTATCGAAACCTCCTGCAATCAG tcAAATCGGTAACAATCAGGCTGAGAAAATGAGGTGCAATATGCATTATCTGTTTGACGGAGTGATGCCATTCCTTACA GTTTTCTTCAGAAAGTTCTATTCTATTGATAAAGAGCTTTACCCGGATGAAGGACCAATAGTTGATAAACTCGCTCATGCATTGATG GTATTTGCAGAAGCAATTGGATTTCTAATCACAAATCCAACACATttgagaatcattatcagttgTGCGTTGTCAATAGTTCCACAATCTACTCTTCCTTCAAGG GTTCTGGAGGAGTTCTTGGAGAAGTTTGGAGCCGGAAATTCAAAACTGAAAGACTCAATTAACGATGCTTTGTACAAT GATTATCGTGAATATTATGCCGAGGAAGAGGAAATGAACGCTAAATTGCACGCGTTTGCTGGTAATTTCCGTGGCGCTTACGGAGGAGAGAACACAGTGGCGGCTCAACTGAAACATGCTCCGAAATGTGCCCTGAACAGAG AATACACAGAAATAGGTGGTGATGAAGAACTGCCTTTAGGAGAAGAATTCCAGAGTTTTGTCCAATGTTTTATCAATCCACAAGCGAAAACACTTGATGAGCAGTATGAGACAGCAGGCAAATTACTGCAGCAACTTGT GATCTCATTCCTGAATTCACGAAGCACGGAACAGAAACGTTTAGATCAAGAGGAGTTGGATTTACGATGTCTACAATTACTGAGAGCAATGATTCACAACGAGGAACGAAAACTACCGGATAAATGGGACGAGAACAAGAAATCAACGAAAGA ACAACTAGAGAGAATAAGAGAACTGCAGGATGTGTTCAATCGAATGGAAGCTTTGTGTAAAGTTCTTCCTCACGTCGCCAGGCAGAACGATACACTGGTCAGAGAAGTGTTGAGTTTCATCTCGGATATGTTGTTTAATGCCAACAAAGTTTCGCAG GATTCTTTGTATGATTATTTTATGAGTACAAGAGAAGAAAATTTCTTCTTCGCAATCAAGAACAGAATGCATATGTCGGCTATAGCCACAAAAGAGAA GCGGGCGCTACTCTCTCAGCATCGGGCGAGGACCGAGGAAAACATGGCCCACGCAAAGAGTCTCCAAGCGACCATGACAGCGGGCCGAGTCGCCCTGCAGCGATTACAAAACCTCGAAAATACCAAACGAACGAAGCTACTCAGACAAATCAGTATCTTCAACAAATCGCCGGATAAAAAACAACCGAAAAAGGGCATCCACTtgcgaaaattcaaaaagtcaaACCGCGCCCAGCTGTACGCGGACAGTGAGACAGGTTCTAATGGAATGCTCGTATCAAATGGAAAGACGGGAATTGAAAACAGCGCGATGACGCCTGAGGATTCGATAGAGATGACTGCTATTAAAGTTGACACTCAG GCTCCACCGGCAGAAGTAGctacagcagcagcatcatcCAATCAGCCAAAACCAGAAGATGATCAAGATCTACAATACAGAGATGATGGATATATTCAACTGGTATTAAAGGTTCTAGCAAGAATttgtgatggtcaatttactCCTATGCAG GATTATCTTCGAGAACAGCCTGATAACATCAAATCATTCAATCTGATCGCTGAAACTGTACAATACATGTGTCAAGTTTATGCGAATATTAACCCGTCAACGATTGACTTGATAAATCAGTTGTTAGAAAGTCTCAATGAATGCGTTAGT GGAAATGAAGAGAACCGAATCGCTATATTTGACAATAAGATCGTCGATTATATAAATTTCATCTTGCGAACTGGACAATTTGCGAAGTGCATGCTTCCTAAAGCTCTCGAACTGCTGGAGAATATCGGAAATTTATTGATGAGTTTAATCGAAGAAAATCATCCCGACGCATTAGAGATCGCTAAG GAAGTCGCTGATTGTCTGGATAAAGATGCCTTACTGCGGTTTATGAGTGAATGCTATGTGCTTTCAAGG CCTTCAGAAAAATCCAGTTTTGTCAAAGCCAAGAAACTACGCGAAAAGGCGCTGAAACAAACTAAAAAGTTGTCGAGTTTGAAAAAACCGGTTGTCGATCAACCCGAAGAACTTCCAACGAATAAAATCGTTCTTCCGAAGCGAGACGATGAAATCTTAATGCCAGGAATCAGAGAACACCTCGTTACCGTCggattcaaatatttcttctTGTTCCGAAGAATAACGGATATAGCACCAAAATATAACAAACGAATCA AACTGACAGAACAACAAGCTATTGCTTACAACTTCTTCGATAAAAACTCGATGTctgttgaaatattgaaagaaGGCCATTTACAACGAATGCGTTTCCCGGTTGAAAATAAG AACGTATTACGTGATGAAGTGAAGGAGAAATTAAAGTGGTCCGTCGATAGATCGAGTCCCAGCAGTAAAATACGTGATTTAATGATCTGGTCTAAAGACATCCTGAAAGATATTTACTATCAGAGAAAGGTTCTATCAAACAAACTGGCATTCTTCTTCATGAAGTTCTG GTTGTTGTGGAATTATATGTGTATATTCATGAGTTTATGCATAAACATAATGATGCTCGTAACGTGGAACGCGAAAGCAACGATTGATGAAACACCGGAGAATGCAACTTCATTACCGGTCGGACTTTACGA TCCTCGGCCGCTGATAAACTTCAAGTATTACATGGTGACACTTTATGCATTTGCTGGAATTCACAATGTGTTATCATTGTTTGTTGTGATCAGTTACTTTTTGCTCAATCATCCGTTGTTTCCAACATTCTCGTGGTTACG aaaatgctGCTGTAAAAGAACTGACGACGAAGCTCGAAATGTTCAAGAAACTCAGAgcaaaaagatgaaaaagaaatcgaaaCTTGACACTCAATTCCTGAGTTTCAAAACTCTGTATTACTTG GTATTCCTTGGTTTCTCGATAGCTGGAACGGCGTTCagtgaatatttcttctgttttcACTTACTAAACATTGTCAACAACAATCAACTTCTTGCTAGAGTTATTTCGGCAGTGACTCTGAACG GTAAATCTCTGTTATGGGTCGGAGTTCTCGGAATTGTGATATTTTATATCTACGCGCTAATAGCGTTTGCATTTTTCCGTTCACTCTTCAACCCTGCTGATAACTGGTACTGTAAAAACTTGTTCCAGTGTTCAATCACTATTATCAGATACGGACTCGTCGGAGACATGTTTGAGGTCACTATTACAGCTTTTTCCTCATCGTCTTGTCCCGGTTGCCTAATCACG AATATGCCTATAACGGACAGTGAAAAGTACTTTGCTCGGTTTGGAATGTACGtgattttcaacatttcattCTTCATATTCATTACGACAATCGGATTGAACATAATCTTCGGTATAATTGTCGACACATTCTCAGAACTGAGAGATTTGAAG TGGACTGCAGAACGCGATATGAGAGACAGCTGTTTTGTTTGTAGTCGCAGTAGTTATGACTTTGAACATTATGGAAAG GGATTTCAACATCACATCAGACATGAACACAATATGTGGGCGTATATATTCTTCTTTATTCACCTGGCTGACACTAAACCAACCGATTATACCGCTTTAGAGTTATACGTCTATAAACTG cttgaaaaagaaaactatGATTTCTTTCCGCTGAATCGAGCTTTGTGTTTGACCGATATGGAAAACGATCaacaagaaacaaaattcGATGAATTATTGCATTACGTGTCGTCtatatttcataaacaaaagGAAGAG GAGCTGAAAAAGAAACACGAAGCTGAACGATTGAAACAAGAGAAATGGGAAGAAGAGCATCGTCTGATCTTCTACAACAATACCGCTGGCGGTAACCATAGCGATTATCATTTATCGGCGTCAGTGGACGAACACGTGTCGTTACCGCTTCCTCCTCCGCCTCCTCcggtgatgatgataatgacatcggatgatgatggtgatgatgaagTTGACGGGAAACCGAAAGCTGCCCATATTGAGATTTCGTACGACGACGGGAATGAATCGTTAGATCCGTACAAACCGGAACCGAAATATGATTCATCTGATTCCGACGAGGATCAGGAGGGGCTTCATGAACTCGGGGtaacgccacctggtggtggTGTAGCTGCGCCTGCTGCAGACGACCAGATacctgctgcagctgctgctgatgtTTATTCAGAAACGACCGGTCCGGCTAGTAGTACTCCCGATATCCACGCAGCTGATTCAGATTCTGATTCAGATTCTGATTCAGATGTGCGGAGTGATCAAACTCAAAGTACGTTCTCTTTAGCGACGGAAGACGCTGAAATAGATCCGAATGAACTTCCAATCGGGCAACAAACTAAACTATAA